The Rhopalosiphum maidis isolate BTI-1 chromosome 1, ASM367621v3, whole genome shotgun sequence genome has a segment encoding these proteins:
- the LOC113549842 gene encoding uncharacterized protein LOC113549842, with protein sequence MSQVSSKTMDQDTIKKIELILNQKEQSLIPLNLKISKEITITHINDTNNKIISKLKKLPDISIDLIQPEPVFKVPEPPKLKTKNTKNNITPSNVLKDKRAIHNSILKSNMNLNSSETLKQKSNQIFNKTSLITKTSDKRISKNSEASNKIYSISEKENIQRTSSPKILSKKIQSSQMIKSKSLQTKKPVEETSNNSKIFTTEVKPVEKVSKEIIKIPHNAIVTELKTNKLANENYMLMDLSSNGEFNIVPASFILDFNNDSDPEYKQFLMGINKSHLNSNMDMESYQNDTEKELSIIIEEPDMFSDFIRCINTSININNEFNDIDLELESQSSYSRNSSLGITFEQLHISNEKEENIMEQIEDKQNFHFYNHTSKQPSRRHNDMNQTTDIFIKQKDNQLFRKMTSYFCNNLIENIPEVENKLIDFNIQQKQPNSIKDSTYLKSDENQNIYKRKKK encoded by the exons ATGTCACAAGTTTCATCAAAAACAATGGATCAAGATAcaattaa aaaaatagaattaatacttaatcagAAAGAACAATCATTAattccattaaatttaaagatttcaAAAGAAATAACTATAACCCATATCAAtgatacaaacaataaaataatatcaaagttaaaaaaattacctgatattagtattgatttaattcaaCCTGAGCCAGTTTTTAAAGTTCCTGAACCTccaaaacttaaaacaaaaaatactaaaaataatatcacaccatctaatgtattaaaagataaaagagctattcataatagtatacttaaatcaaacatgaatttaaattcgagtgaaactttaaaacaaaaatcaaatcaaatatttaataaaacttcatTGATTACAAAAACTTCAGATAAAAGAATTTCAAAGAATTCAGAAgcttctaataaaatatattcaatctcggaaaaagaaaatatacaacGAACTAGTTCTCCCAAAAttctatcaaaaaaaatacaaagttcTCAAATGATTAAATCAAAAAgtttacaaactaaaaaaccGGTAGAAGAAACatcaaataatagtaaaattttcaCTACGGAAGTGAAACCGGTAGAAAAAGTATCTaaagaaataatcaaaatacccCATAACGCTATAGTCACAGAACTTAAAACCAACAAATTggctaatgaaaattatatgctTATGGATTTATCATCTAATGGTGAATTTAATATCGTTCCAGcatcttttattttagattttaataatgacaGTGATCCTGAgtataaacagtttttaatggGAATTAATAAATCACATCTGAACAGTAATATGGACATGGAAAGTTATCAAAATGACACCGAAAaagaattatcaataattattgaagaGCCGGACATGTTTTCAGATTTTATAAGATGTATCAAcacttcaataaatattaataatgaattcaatgatatagaTTTAGAGTTAGAATCTCAATCTTCTTATAGTAGAAATTCTTCTCTAGGTATTACATTTGAACAATTACATATAAGCAAcgaaaaagaagaaaatataatggaaCAGATCGAAGATAAACAaaactttcatttttataatcacaCTTCAAAACAGCCATCTCGTCGACATAATGATATGAATCAAACAAcggacatatttattaaacaaaaagacAATCAACTGTTCCGAAAAATGACAagctatttttgtaataatttgataGAAAACATACCTGAagttgaaaacaaattaatagattttaacatACAACAAAAACAACCAAATAGTATAAAAGATTCAACATATCTTAAGTCtgatgaaaatcaaaatatttataaaagaaaaaaaaaa
- the LOC113549211 gene encoding trace amine-associated receptor 4-like — protein sequence METTNSINDRCNYTEPVKNNTWEKDTLDNEYSHFLYITFTPVLILLCVFSIIFNVILLLSVIWIRRPLSPTLYISLSLAGTDLYTSFLLGLGHTFNSLLPVGFQVNLMDMCTILGLEALRLGAIVTTAGHLIMLAFNHYIGILRPLHYPATVTHGTVTVFLFFLWTLPPSFLFAYFHMIPCQAFQSPQCKLIDFLKESKFRSTFSAVLFAALAIMGIVYYHIFILVKKHQASRLLYKQSGSVHFNKPNQVRRQTESQQSKNEKALYTTLIIVGSVVVGWMPACLQYYLICTDCIIQPDWGSLTVKFYTYFATNCLVILKSAVNSYIYAARMQEIQVAIRKMYCTLKQKLCGVDDEMDVAGFDQYKYSRSSAKSRRTVICRISVHQNKDENLTEINQDNINNDHELTNLSSCQKKNETPSMVTYL from the exons ATGGAGACGACAAACAGCATCAACGACCGATGCAACTACACGGAACCGGTGAAGAACAACACATGGGAAAAGGACACGTTGGACAACGAATACTCGCACTTTCTGTACATCACTTTCACACCGGTGTTGATATTGCTGTGTGTGTTCTCGATAATATTCAACGTGATACTGTTATTGTCGGTGATATGGATCCGGAGGCCGCTGTCGCCAACCCTGTACATCAGCCTCAGCCTGGCCGGTACTGATCTGTACACGTCGTTCCTGTTGGGCCTCGGACATACATTCAACAGCCTGCTACCAGTGGGCTTCCAAGTGAACCTAATGGATATGTGTACCATTTTAGGCCTGGAGGCACTCCGGCTAGGTGCCATAGTAACCACTGCAGGCCATCTCATCATGTTGGCGTTCAACCACTACATCGGCATTCTGCGGCCGCTCCATTACCCGGCCACCGTTACGCATGGCACCGTTACCGTGTTCTTATTCTTCCTATGGACGTTACCGCCATCATTCCTATTCGCCTACTTTCATATGATACCTTGTCAGGCGTTCCAATCGCCTCAATGTAAACTAATCGA ttttttaaaagaatcaaAATTCAGAAGTACATTTTCAGCTGTACTTTTCGCCGCTCTTGCCATTATGGGAATAGTGTACtatcacatatttatattggtaaaaaaacATCAAGCTTCTCGTCTCCTGTACAAACAGAGTGGCAGTGTGCATTTCAATAAACCAaatcaa GTACGTAGACAAACGGAATCACAACAGAGTAAAAACGAAAAGGCGCTATACactacattaataattgtcGGAAGTGTTGTAGTTGGGTGGATGCCAGCGTGCTTACAATACTACCTGATATGTACTGATTGTATAATTCAACCGGATTGGGGCAGTTTAACCGTGAAGTTTTATACATACTTCGCGACAAATTGTCTCGTAATTCTTAAATCTGCAGTAAACTCATATATTTATGCAGCAAGAATGCAAGAAattcaa gtagcaatacgtaaaatgtattgtacactaaaacaaaaattatgcgGTGTTGACGATGAAATGGATGTAGCTGGATTTGACCAATACAAATATAGTAGATCATCAGCAAAAAGCAGAAGAACAGTCATATGCAGAATATCAGTTCATCAAAATAAAGATGAAAACTTAACAGAAATCAaccaagataatattaataatgatcatGAATTAACAAACTTAAGTagttgtcaaaaaaaaaatgaaacaccAAGCATGGTGACATATCTTTAA